A part of Salmo trutta chromosome 15, fSalTru1.1, whole genome shotgun sequence genomic DNA contains:
- the cry5 gene encoding cryptochrome circadian regulator 5 isoform X2: protein MAHTCIHWFRKGLRLHDNPALVAALRDCKEIYPVFVLDPYSPNNVNIGINRWKFLIGALKDLDCSLRKLNSRLFVVRGKPDEVFPKLFQKWKVTRLTYEYDTEPFSLRRDKEVGRLAEEHGVEIIYKVSHTLYNIDRIIEENNGKAPLTYNRLQTLVSSIGPPKRPIPAPTRDDMKDVKTLCSEKHEENYGISTLEKLYQDPESLTEELFPGGEQEALRRLDQHMARKEWVCGFEKPQTSPNSLSPSTTVLSPYMTFGCLSARTFWWRLTDVYQGKKHSQPPVSLHGQLLWREFFYTAGLGIPNFDKMEGNPVCTQVDWDSNFEYLAAWAEARTGFPFIDAIMTQLRQEGWIHHLARHAVACFLTRGDLWISWEEGQKVFEELLLDGDWSLNAGNWQWLSASTFFHQFFRVYSPIAFGKKTDKNGDYIKKYLPHLKKYPAQYIYEPWKAPRSVQEAAGCIVGKDYPRPIVEHEVISKKNIQRMKAAYAKRSPHSSEESPGKKEKGRKHKAPSVADMLIKKKK, encoded by the exons ATGGCTCATACCTGCATTCACTGGTTCCGCAAGGGGCTCCGACTGCACGACAATCCAGCACTTGTGGCTGCATTGCGGGACTGCAAGGAGATCTACCCTGTGTTTGTCCTGGACCCCTATTCCCCCAACAACGTCAACATTGGCATCAACCGATGGAAGTTCCTCATAGGAGCCCTTAAAGACTTGGATTGCAGCCTGAGGAAACTCAATTCTAG GCTGTTTGTGGTGAGAGGTAAGCCAGATGAGGTCTTTCCTAAGCTGTTCCAGAAGTGGAAGGTGACGCGGTTGACGTATGAGTATGACACAGAGCCCTTCAGCCTCCGCCGGGACAAGGAGGTGGGCCGGTTAGCTGAAGAGCACGGAGTAGAAATCATCTACAAAGTCTCCCACACACTCTACAACATAGACAG GATAATTGAAGAGAACAACGGGAAGGCTCCCCTGACCTACAATCGGCTGCAGACCCTTGTCAGTAGTATCGGTCCCCCCAAAAGGCCTATCCCCGCTCCAACCAGGGATGACATGAAGG atgtaaagactctgTGCTCAGAGAAACATGAGGAAAACTATGGCATCTCCACGTTAGAGAAGTTGTATCAGGATCCGGAGTCTTTGACTGAGGAGCTGTTCCCCGGCGGAGAGCAAGAGGCTCTGCGGAGACTGGACCAACACATGGCGAGAAAG GAATGGGTGTGTGGCTTTGAGAAACCACAGACGTCCCCAAACTCCCTGAGCCCCAGCACCACCGTCCTCAGCCCTTATATGACATTTGGCTGCCTGTCAGCACGCACCTTCTGGTGGCGTCTAACCGACGTCTACCAAGGG AAGAAGCATTCCCAGCCTCCCGTCTCACTGCATGGCCAGCTGCTGTGGAGAGAGTTCTTCTACACAGCCGGCCTGGGCATCCCCAACTTTGACAAGATGGAGGGAAACCCGGTGTGTACACAGGTGGACTGGGACAGCAACTTTGAGTATCTGGCTGCATGGGCAGAG GCCAGGACTGGTTTCCCCTTCATCGATGCCATCATGACCCAGCTGAGGCAAGAGGGCTGGATCCACCACCTGGCCCGGCACGCCGTGGCCTGCTTCCTGACCAGAGGAGACCTGTGGATCAGCTGGGAGGAGGGCCAGAAG GTATTTGAGGAACTCTTATTGGATGGAGACTGGTCCCTGAATGCTGGGAACTGGCAGTGGCTCTCTGCTAGTACTTTCTTTCACCAGTTCTTCAGGGTCTACTCGCCCATTGCCTTTGGGAAGAAAACTGACAAAAATGGAGACTACATCAA GAAATACCTGCCCCACTTGAAGAAGTACCCAGCACAGTACATCTACGAGCCGTGGAAGGCTCCCCGCAGCGTCCAGGAGGCAGCAGGGTGCATCGTAGGTAAGGACTACCCGCGGCCCATAGTGGAGCACGAGGTGATCAGCAAGAAGAACATCCAGAGGATGAAGGCAGCCTACGCCAAGAGGTCCCCACATTCCAGTGAGGAGTCACCCGGCAAGAAGGAGAAAG GTAGAAAACACAAAGCACCATCTGTTGCGGACATGCTGATAAAGAAGAAGAAATGA
- the cry5 gene encoding cryptochrome circadian regulator 5 isoform X1 → MAHTCIHWFRKGLRLHDNPALVAALRDCKEIYPVFVLDPYSPNNVNIGINRWKFLIGALKDLDCSLRKLNSRLFVVRGKPDEVFPKLFQKWKVTRLTYEYDTEPFSLRRDKEVGRLAEEHGVEIIYKVSHTLYNIDRIIEENNGKAPLTYNRLQTLVSSIGPPKRPIPAPTRDDMKDVKTLCSEKHEENYGISTLEKLYQDPESLTEELFPGGEQEALRRLDQHMARKEWVCGFEKPQTSPNSLSPSTTVLSPYMTFGCLSARTFWWRLTDVYQGKKHSQPPVSLHGQLLWREFFYTAGLGIPNFDKMEGNPVCTQVDWDSNFEYLAAWAEARTGFPFIDAIMTQLRQEGWIHHLARHAVACFLTRGDLWISWEEGQKVFEELLLDGDWSLNAGNWQWLSASTFFHQFFRVYSPIAFGKKTDKNGDYIKKYLPHLKKYPAQYIYEPWKAPRSVQEAAGCIVGKDYPRPIVEHEVISKKNIQRMKAAYAKRSPHSSEESPGKKEKGLFPLGTAIGSASPPLTIA, encoded by the exons ATGGCTCATACCTGCATTCACTGGTTCCGCAAGGGGCTCCGACTGCACGACAATCCAGCACTTGTGGCTGCATTGCGGGACTGCAAGGAGATCTACCCTGTGTTTGTCCTGGACCCCTATTCCCCCAACAACGTCAACATTGGCATCAACCGATGGAAGTTCCTCATAGGAGCCCTTAAAGACTTGGATTGCAGCCTGAGGAAACTCAATTCTAG GCTGTTTGTGGTGAGAGGTAAGCCAGATGAGGTCTTTCCTAAGCTGTTCCAGAAGTGGAAGGTGACGCGGTTGACGTATGAGTATGACACAGAGCCCTTCAGCCTCCGCCGGGACAAGGAGGTGGGCCGGTTAGCTGAAGAGCACGGAGTAGAAATCATCTACAAAGTCTCCCACACACTCTACAACATAGACAG GATAATTGAAGAGAACAACGGGAAGGCTCCCCTGACCTACAATCGGCTGCAGACCCTTGTCAGTAGTATCGGTCCCCCCAAAAGGCCTATCCCCGCTCCAACCAGGGATGACATGAAGG atgtaaagactctgTGCTCAGAGAAACATGAGGAAAACTATGGCATCTCCACGTTAGAGAAGTTGTATCAGGATCCGGAGTCTTTGACTGAGGAGCTGTTCCCCGGCGGAGAGCAAGAGGCTCTGCGGAGACTGGACCAACACATGGCGAGAAAG GAATGGGTGTGTGGCTTTGAGAAACCACAGACGTCCCCAAACTCCCTGAGCCCCAGCACCACCGTCCTCAGCCCTTATATGACATTTGGCTGCCTGTCAGCACGCACCTTCTGGTGGCGTCTAACCGACGTCTACCAAGGG AAGAAGCATTCCCAGCCTCCCGTCTCACTGCATGGCCAGCTGCTGTGGAGAGAGTTCTTCTACACAGCCGGCCTGGGCATCCCCAACTTTGACAAGATGGAGGGAAACCCGGTGTGTACACAGGTGGACTGGGACAGCAACTTTGAGTATCTGGCTGCATGGGCAGAG GCCAGGACTGGTTTCCCCTTCATCGATGCCATCATGACCCAGCTGAGGCAAGAGGGCTGGATCCACCACCTGGCCCGGCACGCCGTGGCCTGCTTCCTGACCAGAGGAGACCTGTGGATCAGCTGGGAGGAGGGCCAGAAG GTATTTGAGGAACTCTTATTGGATGGAGACTGGTCCCTGAATGCTGGGAACTGGCAGTGGCTCTCTGCTAGTACTTTCTTTCACCAGTTCTTCAGGGTCTACTCGCCCATTGCCTTTGGGAAGAAAACTGACAAAAATGGAGACTACATCAA GAAATACCTGCCCCACTTGAAGAAGTACCCAGCACAGTACATCTACGAGCCGTGGAAGGCTCCCCGCAGCGTCCAGGAGGCAGCAGGGTGCATCGTAGGTAAGGACTACCCGCGGCCCATAGTGGAGCACGAGGTGATCAGCAAGAAGAACATCCAGAGGATGAAGGCAGCCTACGCCAAGAGGTCCCCACATTCCAGTGAGGAGTCACCCGGCAAGAAGGAGAAAGGTttgtttcccctaggtacagctataggatcagcttcccctcccctaaCCATAGCATAG
- the foxred1 gene encoding FAD-dependent oxidoreductase domain-containing protein 1 has protein sequence MSMWKGLHMTAHAAHGIHVSSRFIHKHTRLCTLSFRNISTGRLVQNDFFKDLENQLKAFREKAADAMPGSDWTPFEKNRSLPPERADIVIVGGGVVGWSIAYWLKQKEMIRDGVRVLVVERDPTYSQASTVLSAGGIRQQFSLLENIHLSMASADFMRNINEHLSVLNDDPVDLQFNHSGYLFLASEKVAHIMEENYSTQRYAGAKVALLSPTQLKEKCPWINTDGVVLASYGLENEGWFDPWMLLNAFRRKAISMGVYQCFGEVTGFKYTTNTMTTAEGDKVDFRRIKYANVQMPNSLEYQPVECAIVVNAAGAFSGKVAEMMGIGLGLKDTIAGIPLPVEPRKRFIYVVHCPNGPGLDTPFLVDYSGVYFRREGLGGNYIAGMSPEEEEEPETNNLEVDHQFFQKIWPHLAHRVPAFECLKVTSAWAGFYDYNTFDQNGIVGMHPLVNNMFFATGFSGHGLQHSPAVGRAMAELILDGGFKTLDLSAFSFKRIMTKEPMLERNIV, from the exons ATGTCAATGTGGAAGGGACTGCACATGACAGCGCATGCCGCTCATGGAATTCATGTTTCCTCGCGATTTATCCATAAACACACGCGACTCTGCACACTTTCGTTCCGAAACATCAGCACTGGTAGACTCGTGCAAAATGATTTCTTCAAAG ATCTCGAGAACCAGTTAAAAGCGTTCAGGGAGAAAGCGGCAGACGCCATGCCTGGCAGTGACTGGACTCCGTTTGAGAAGAACCGCTCACTCCCCCCTGAGAGGGCAGACATCGTGATCGTAGGAGGTGGCGTGGTGGGCTGGTCCATCGCCTATTGGCTGAAGCAGAAAGAGATGATTCGGGACGGGGTGCGGGTGCTGGTGGTTGAGAGGGACCCCACT TACTCCCAGGCCTCCACGGTGCTGTCTGCTGGGGGGATTCGACAGCAGTTCTCCTTGCTAGAGAACATCCACCTGTCCATGGCCTCGGCTGACTTCATGAGGAACATCAAT GAACACTTGAGTGTGCTGAATGATGACCCTGTGGACCTGCAGTTTAACCACTCCGGATATCTCTTTCTGGCCAGTGAAAAAGTGGCTCATATCATGGAAGAAAACTACAGCACCCAAAG ATATGCTGGAGCAAAAGTCGCTCTTCTTTCACCCACACAACTAAAGGAGAAATGTCCATGGATCAACACTGATGGAGTAGTGCTGGCTTCATATG GGCTGGAGAACGAGGGCTGGTTCGACCCCTGGATGCTGTTGAACGCTTTCAGACGGAAGGCCATCTCCATGGGGGTCTACCAGTGCTTTGGAGAAGTCACAG GTTTTAAGTACACCACAAACACAATGACTACTGCAGAAGGAGACAAGGTGGATTTCAGGCGAATCAAATATGCTAAT GTCCAGATGCCCAACAGTCTGGAGTACCAGCCTGTGGAGTGTGCCATCGTGGTGAACGCTGCAGGGGCCTTCTCCGGTAAGGTGGCAGAGATGATGGGCATCGGGCTCGGCCTAAAAGACACCATCGCTGGAATCCCGCTACCCGTGGAGCCCAGGAAAAG GTTCATCTATGTAGTCCACTGTCCAAACGGGCCAGGGCTGGACACTCCCTTCCTTGTAGATTACTCTGGAGTGTACTTCAGACGAGAGGGGCTGGGAGGAAACTACATTGCTGGGATGTCACCAgaagag GAAGAGGAGCCAGAGACCAATAACCTGGAGGTGGACCACCAGTTCTTCCAGAAGATCTGGCCTCATTTGGCCCACCGGGTCCCTGCCTTTGAGTGCCTCAAG GTGACAAGCGCATGGGCCGGCTTCTACGACTACAACACCTTTGACCAGAACGGCATCGTGGGCATGCACCCGCTGGTCAACAACATGTTCTTTGCCACAGGCTTCAGCGGGCACGGGCTGCAGCACTCGCCGGCAGTGGGTCGCGCCATGGCCGAACTCATCCTGGACGGGGGCTTCAAGACCCTGGACCTGAGCGCCTTCAGCTTCAAACGCATCATGACCAAGGAACCCATGTTAGAGAGGAACATTGTCTGA